A DNA window from Hydrogenophaga taeniospiralis contains the following coding sequences:
- the ccoO gene encoding cytochrome-c oxidase, cbb3-type subunit II: MANNEKVEGHGRIETNNFLMIVLITLVVAVGGLVEIVPLFFQKSTTTPIEGLKPYSALQLAGRDVYVSEGCYNCHSQMIRPFQAETLRYGPYSVAGEFVYDRPFQWGSKRTGPDLHRVGGRYSDEWHRTHLTNPRDVVPESNMPAYAFLGEKAVNADVMPKRMEVLRTLGAPYTDEEIAQSVEAVKGKTQMEAVIAYLQVLGTARSASRPAAEAAPAPAAADVTPAAEAAAPTAPAVEPAPAAATGTKQ, encoded by the coding sequence ATGGCAAACAACGAAAAAGTCGAAGGCCACGGACGGATCGAGACCAACAACTTCCTCATGATCGTGTTGATCACGCTCGTGGTGGCTGTGGGTGGTCTGGTTGAAATCGTGCCCCTGTTCTTCCAGAAGTCCACCACCACACCGATCGAAGGCCTCAAGCCCTACAGCGCACTGCAGCTGGCCGGTCGTGATGTCTATGTGAGCGAAGGTTGCTACAACTGCCACTCGCAGATGATTCGTCCGTTCCAGGCCGAGACGTTGCGTTATGGCCCTTACTCGGTGGCTGGCGAATTTGTTTACGACCGTCCGTTCCAGTGGGGTTCCAAGCGCACGGGTCCTGATCTGCACCGTGTGGGTGGCCGCTACAGCGATGAATGGCATCGCACCCACCTGACCAACCCACGCGATGTGGTGCCTGAATCGAACATGCCCGCGTACGCATTCCTTGGCGAGAAAGCGGTGAATGCGGACGTCATGCCCAAGCGCATGGAAGTGCTGCGTACGCTCGGCGCGCCTTACACCGACGAAGAGATCGCACAGTCGGTCGAAGCTGTGAAGGGTAAGACCCAGATGGAAGCCGTGATCGCCTATCTGCAGGTGCTGGGCACCGCTCGCAGCGCCAGCCGCCCGGCTGCCGAGGCGGCTCCGGCACCCGCTGCTGCTGATGTGACTCCGGCGGCCGAGGCTGCAGCGCCTACCGCTCCGGCTG
- the ccoN gene encoding cytochrome-c oxidase, cbb3-type subunit I: protein MSVTRKASQPAVYNDSVVRGFAIMSVIYGVVGMLVGVIIAAQLTWPELNMGIEWLTYGRLRPLHTNAVIFAFGGSVLFATSYYVVQRTCHTALFSNKLAWLTFWGWNAVIVAAVVSLPLGLTQGKEYAELIWPIDLLITVVWVSYAIVFFGTVGTRKVKHIYVANWFFGAYIITIALLHIFNNLSIPTGATHSYSAYAGVQDAMVQWWYGHNAVGFFLTAAFLGMMYYFIPKQAERPVYSYRLSIVHFWALIFTYMWAGPHHLHYTALPDWTQSVGMVFSLILLAPSWGGMINGIMTLSGAWHKLRDDPILRFLIVSLSFYGMSTFEGPMMSIKTVNALSHYTDWTVGHVHSGALGWVGLVSMGSLYYLIPRLFGQKKMYSVPAIELHFWVATIGIVLYIAAMWIAGVMQGLMWRSVNPDGSLTYTFVESVKATFPFYVIRLLGGVLYLSGMLVMLWNVIMTMRQGRVVDVPVLAVNPAHA from the coding sequence ATGTCCGTAACAAGAAAGGCCAGCCAACCGGCGGTCTACAACGACAGTGTGGTCCGCGGGTTTGCCATCATGTCCGTGATCTACGGCGTGGTGGGCATGCTGGTGGGTGTGATCATCGCGGCCCAGTTGACCTGGCCCGAGCTGAACATGGGCATTGAATGGCTGACCTACGGCCGTCTTCGCCCCTTGCACACCAACGCGGTGATTTTTGCGTTTGGTGGGTCGGTGCTGTTTGCGACCAGCTACTACGTGGTGCAGCGAACCTGCCACACCGCCTTGTTCTCGAACAAGCTGGCCTGGCTGACGTTCTGGGGCTGGAACGCGGTGATCGTGGCGGCCGTCGTGTCGCTGCCCCTGGGGCTGACTCAGGGCAAGGAATACGCCGAACTGATCTGGCCGATTGACCTGTTGATCACTGTGGTCTGGGTGTCGTATGCGATCGTGTTCTTCGGCACGGTTGGCACCCGCAAGGTCAAGCACATCTACGTGGCCAACTGGTTCTTTGGTGCCTACATCATCACCATCGCCCTGTTGCACATCTTCAACAACCTGTCCATCCCGACCGGTGCCACGCACTCCTACTCGGCCTACGCCGGCGTGCAGGATGCCATGGTGCAATGGTGGTACGGCCACAACGCGGTGGGCTTCTTCCTGACCGCCGCCTTCCTGGGCATGATGTATTACTTCATCCCCAAGCAGGCCGAGCGTCCGGTCTACTCCTACCGCCTGTCCATCGTCCACTTCTGGGCGCTGATCTTCACCTACATGTGGGCGGGCCCACACCACCTGCACTACACCGCGCTGCCCGACTGGACGCAGTCCGTTGGCATGGTGTTCTCCCTGATCCTGCTGGCTCCCAGCTGGGGCGGCATGATCAACGGCATCATGACGCTGTCGGGTGCCTGGCACAAACTGCGTGACGATCCCATCCTGCGCTTCCTGATCGTGTCCCTGTCGTTCTACGGCATGTCCACCTTCGAAGGCCCGATGATGTCGATCAAGACCGTCAACGCGCTGTCGCACTACACCGACTGGACCGTGGGGCACGTGCACTCCGGCGCTCTGGGTTGGGTGGGGCTGGTGTCCATGGGGTCGCTGTACTACCTGATTCCGCGCCTGTTTGGCCAGAAGAAGATGTATTCGGTGCCTGCCATTGAGTTGCACTTCTGGGTGGCCACCATTGGCATCGTGCTGTACATCGCCGCCATGTGGATTGCCGGTGTGATGCAAGGTCTGATGTGGCGCTCGGTCAACCCCGACGGCAGCCTGACCTACACCTTCGTCGAGTCGGTGAAGGCCACCTTCCCGTTCTATGTGATCCGTCTGCTGGGTGGTGTGCTGTACCTCAGCGGCATGCTGGTCATGCTCTGGAACGTCATCATGACGATGCGTCAGGGCCGTGTCGTGGACGTGCCCGTCCTCGCCGTCAACCCCGCACACGCCTGA
- the ccoS gene encoding cbb3-type cytochrome oxidase assembly protein CcoS, with amino-acid sequence MDVLYLLIPISVLLVFAIIGVFWWALQAGQFDNIEREGERILRGD; translated from the coding sequence ATGGATGTTCTGTATTTGCTGATCCCCATTTCGGTGTTGCTCGTGTTCGCCATCATCGGGGTCTTTTGGTGGGCACTTCAGGCTGGGCAATTCGACAACATCGAACGTGAGGGCGAGCGCATTCTTCGGGGCGATTGA
- a CDS encoding heavy metal translocating P-type ATPase, protein MNYPRGMNEAATAPPVGSLLADPHPDGQAVQEEPFASGSRGWLGDHRGPLTVTDDFGVLDDPVEQQEFTQFSEVEGRTTAESVLMVQGMYCAACADTVECVLQDLPGVEWAQVHAATRRLTLRWDPSRTTVSSLARAVGQTGYRLLPMQQALSISERLRETRQALWRLFVAGFCAMQVMMYAWPAYITEPGEIPADIDQLLRWASWVLSLPVVFFASGPFFSSAWRDLRQGRVGMDTPVSIGILVTFLASSAATFDPSGVWGHEVWFDSLTMFVFFLLGGRYLELKARDRTAGALDSLMNRLPEVCERQMPAGGFETMSLRRLVVGDVVRVQAGQAFPGDGDILSESATVDEALLTGESRPVTRAQGQGVVAGSFNLGGPVLVRIARLGRDTRFAQIVALMERASTEKPRLAVLADRIAAPFLVLVLLAAALAGFYWWQIDHTKALGVAVAVLIVTCPCALSLATPAAMLSSAGALARRGILVRRLQAFEALAQINAVVFDKTGTLTHDRLVLVDVRTREGVGREQALALAGALAAGSLHPVSRAIAQAVSAEQAGDVPSLTELTEVAGQGMQARRPSGPWVRLGSAAFCGARHAERSTDDSPRAFLADEQGWMATFELQEGLRADARDAVAALRAMGVRTWLLSGDRESAAMQVGRAVGVDHVIAGASPEQKLVEVVALQGQGMKLAMVGDGLNDGPVLARANTSFALGHAAPLAQAQSDYVIQGGEVMGVVLTLRQARSTLRIVRQNLVWAAVYNLVSVPLALVGWMPPWLAGLGMAGSSLLVIVNALRLASKATAGVPVTPVGASSSA, encoded by the coding sequence TTGAACTACCCTCGGGGCATGAACGAGGCCGCCACCGCGCCGCCGGTGGGGTCTTTGCTCGCCGATCCGCATCCTGATGGCCAGGCCGTTCAGGAAGAACCCTTTGCGTCTGGTTCACGAGGTTGGCTGGGAGACCATCGCGGGCCACTCACCGTGACCGACGACTTTGGCGTGCTCGACGATCCGGTCGAGCAACAGGAGTTCACGCAGTTCAGCGAGGTGGAGGGCCGAACGACCGCTGAATCGGTGTTGATGGTGCAGGGCATGTATTGCGCGGCCTGTGCCGACACCGTCGAGTGCGTGCTGCAGGACCTGCCTGGTGTGGAGTGGGCACAGGTGCATGCAGCCACGCGGCGGCTCACGCTGCGCTGGGATCCTTCCCGGACCACGGTATCGAGCCTGGCCCGAGCGGTGGGCCAGACCGGGTACCGACTGCTGCCGATGCAGCAGGCACTGTCCATCAGCGAGCGCCTGCGTGAAACGCGTCAGGCCTTGTGGCGTTTGTTCGTGGCGGGCTTTTGTGCCATGCAGGTCATGATGTACGCATGGCCGGCGTACATCACCGAGCCGGGCGAAATCCCTGCCGACATAGACCAGTTGCTGCGCTGGGCCAGTTGGGTGCTGAGTCTGCCGGTGGTGTTTTTCGCCAGTGGTCCCTTTTTCAGCAGCGCCTGGCGCGACCTGCGGCAAGGCAGGGTCGGCATGGACACACCGGTGTCGATCGGCATTCTCGTGACCTTTCTGGCCAGTTCCGCGGCCACCTTCGATCCTTCCGGCGTCTGGGGTCATGAGGTCTGGTTCGACTCGCTGACCATGTTCGTGTTTTTCCTGCTGGGTGGGCGTTACCTGGAACTCAAGGCGCGCGACCGCACGGCTGGCGCGCTCGACAGCCTGATGAACCGCCTGCCCGAAGTGTGCGAGCGGCAGATGCCCGCAGGCGGTTTTGAAACCATGTCGCTCCGTCGTCTGGTCGTCGGGGACGTGGTGCGTGTGCAGGCAGGGCAGGCTTTCCCCGGCGACGGTGACATCTTGAGCGAGTCGGCCACGGTGGACGAGGCCTTGTTGACGGGCGAGTCGCGCCCGGTCACGCGGGCGCAGGGGCAGGGCGTGGTGGCAGGCAGCTTCAATCTGGGTGGCCCGGTGTTGGTGCGGATTGCCCGGCTGGGGCGCGACACCCGGTTCGCGCAGATCGTGGCGCTGATGGAGCGGGCGTCTACCGAAAAGCCCCGTCTGGCCGTGCTGGCCGACCGCATCGCGGCGCCGTTTCTGGTCTTGGTGTTGCTCGCTGCCGCATTGGCCGGTTTCTACTGGTGGCAGATCGATCACACCAAGGCGCTCGGGGTGGCTGTGGCCGTGCTCATCGTCACCTGCCCGTGCGCGCTCTCGTTGGCCACGCCCGCCGCCATGCTCAGCTCGGCCGGTGCGCTGGCGCGGCGCGGCATTCTCGTGCGGCGGCTGCAGGCATTCGAGGCCTTGGCCCAGATCAACGCCGTGGTGTTCGACAAGACGGGCACGCTGACGCATGACCGGCTGGTGCTGGTGGATGTGCGCACACGTGAGGGCGTGGGGCGGGAACAGGCGCTGGCATTGGCCGGAGCGCTGGCCGCGGGCTCTCTGCACCCGGTATCGCGCGCGATAGCACAGGCGGTTTCGGCGGAGCAAGCGGGAGACGTGCCGTCCTTGACGGAGCTGACCGAGGTTGCTGGGCAGGGCATGCAGGCAAGGCGTCCCAGTGGTCCCTGGGTGCGGCTGGGTTCGGCGGCTTTTTGTGGTGCACGCCATGCCGAGCGTTCGACCGACGATTCACCCAGAGCCTTTCTGGCGGACGAGCAGGGCTGGATGGCGACTTTCGAGTTGCAGGAGGGGTTGCGCGCCGATGCCCGGGATGCGGTCGCTGCTTTGCGTGCCATGGGGGTGCGCACCTGGCTGCTTTCCGGCGACCGCGAGAGCGCAGCCATGCAGGTGGGACGGGCCGTGGGGGTGGATCACGTGATCGCTGGCGCCTCGCCCGAGCAGAAGCTGGTCGAAGTGGTGGCCTTGCAGGGGCAAGGCATGAAGCTGGCGATGGTGGGCGATGGTCTCAACGACGGCCCGGTGCTGGCGCGAGCCAATACCTCGTTTGCGCTAGGTCACGCTGCGCCTTTGGCTCAAGCCCAGTCGGACTATGTGATCCAGGGCGGGGAGGTCATGGGCGTGGTCTTGACATTGCGTCAGGCCCGGTCCACGCTGCGCATCGTGCGGCAGAACCTCGTCTGGGCCGCGGTCTACAACCTGGTGAGCGTGCCCTTGGCGCTCGTGGGCTGGATGCCTCCCTGGCTGGCCGGACTCGGCATGGCTGGTAGTTCGTTGCTGGTGATCGTCAACGCGTTGCGCTTGGCGTCCAAAGCCACAGCGGGCGTCCCAGTGACCCCTGTGGGTGCGAGCTCATCCGCATAA
- a CDS encoding universal stress protein codes for MYKRILIATDGSKLSQQAVEHGINLADLTGAEVIALKVVPRYPQTYFEGGVALAAAEVARIEKQWLDEAMEAVNAVKAAGQLREVKVKPITVKSDLIAEAIIAAAKRNKCDLIVMASHGRRGLKRLLLGSETQQVLTHSHIPVLVLR; via the coding sequence ATGTACAAACGAATTTTGATCGCGACAGACGGCTCAAAACTCTCCCAACAAGCCGTTGAGCACGGCATCAATCTGGCTGATCTGACGGGCGCAGAAGTGATCGCCCTCAAAGTGGTCCCGCGTTATCCGCAGACCTACTTTGAAGGGGGCGTGGCGCTCGCAGCGGCCGAAGTGGCCCGCATCGAAAAGCAGTGGCTGGACGAGGCCATGGAGGCCGTCAACGCGGTGAAGGCGGCCGGTCAGTTGCGCGAAGTGAAGGTCAAGCCGATCACGGTGAAGTCCGACCTGATTGCCGAGGCCATCATCGCCGCGGCCAAGCGCAACAAGTGCGACCTGATCGTGATGGCCTCACATGGCCGCCGGGGCCTCAAGCGGTTGTTGCTCGGCAGCGAGACCCAGCAGGTACTGACCCACTCGCACATTCCGGTGCTCGTCCTGAGATGA
- a CDS encoding malonate--CoA ligase — protein MRNHSLFAALRAAFPTDLDACAIETAGGAGPALRYSWRDLDHATAMVANLLASLELPAGARIAGQVEKSVEALILYLATLRAGYVFLPLNTAYQSAEIEYFIGNAEPAVVVCSPAHFGWVSKIAFMAGTRHVFTLDEERGGSLLERAAHHSTVHQPAVCAADDLAVIIYTSGTTGRSKGAMLTHGNMLSNALVLRDYWCWRADDVLIHALPIFHVHGLFVAVHGALINGSSMLWLNRFDAPTVVSLLPRATVFMGVPTLYVRLLAEPGLTRQQAAHMRLFISGSAPLLIETFDTWKLRTGHTILERYGMSETIMLTSNPCEADLRHDGLAERRGGTVGFALPGVNLRVVDDAEHALTAGETGAIQVRGPNVFKGYWRMPEKTAEEFTADGFFKTGDVGRVDAQGYLTIVGRSKDLIISGGYNVYPAEIEGFINGLPGVAESAVVGVPHPDFGEVGVAVVIARPGSRVDPEQLIASLKAQLANFKIPKRCFVVDELPRNTMGKVQKNLLRERYKALFMG, from the coding sequence ATGCGCAACCACAGTCTTTTTGCCGCGCTGCGCGCGGCGTTTCCGACCGACCTGGATGCCTGTGCCATTGAAACAGCGGGTGGCGCGGGACCAGCGCTGCGCTACTCGTGGCGCGACCTGGACCATGCCACGGCCATGGTGGCCAACCTGCTGGCCTCGCTGGAGCTGCCGGCCGGTGCGCGCATCGCCGGGCAGGTCGAGAAATCGGTCGAGGCGCTCATCCTGTACCTCGCCACGCTGCGTGCGGGGTATGTTTTTCTGCCGCTCAATACCGCCTATCAAAGTGCCGAAATCGAGTACTTCATTGGCAACGCCGAGCCTGCGGTGGTGGTGTGCAGTCCGGCCCATTTTGGTTGGGTCTCCAAGATCGCTTTCATGGCGGGTACGCGCCATGTGTTTACCCTGGACGAGGAGCGAGGCGGCAGTCTGCTGGAGCGCGCGGCCCACCACAGCACCGTGCACCAGCCCGCCGTCTGTGCGGCCGACGATCTGGCGGTCATCATCTACACCAGTGGGACCACGGGTCGCAGCAAAGGAGCCATGCTCACGCACGGCAACATGCTCAGCAACGCGCTCGTGCTGCGCGACTATTGGTGCTGGCGAGCGGACGACGTGCTGATCCACGCCCTGCCGATCTTTCATGTGCACGGCCTGTTCGTGGCGGTGCACGGTGCCTTGATCAACGGCAGCTCCATGTTGTGGCTCAACCGTTTTGACGCCCCCACCGTGGTGTCGTTGTTGCCGCGCGCCACCGTGTTCATGGGCGTCCCCACGCTGTATGTGCGTCTGCTGGCCGAGCCGGGGCTGACCCGGCAGCAGGCGGCGCACATGCGTTTGTTCATTTCGGGCTCGGCGCCGTTGCTGATCGAGACCTTTGACACCTGGAAACTGCGCACCGGACACACCATTCTGGAGCGCTATGGCATGAGCGAAACCATCATGCTGACTTCCAACCCCTGCGAAGCCGATCTTCGCCACGATGGGCTCGCCGAACGGCGTGGCGGCACGGTGGGGTTTGCGCTGCCTGGCGTGAACTTGCGTGTGGTGGACGACGCAGAGCATGCATTGACCGCGGGCGAGACCGGTGCGATCCAGGTGCGCGGGCCCAATGTGTTCAAGGGCTATTGGCGCATGCCGGAAAAAACCGCGGAAGAGTTCACGGCCGATGGTTTCTTCAAAACGGGCGATGTGGGGCGCGTGGATGCGCAGGGTTACCTGACCATCGTCGGGCGCAGCAAGGACCTCATCATTTCCGGGGGCTACAACGTCTACCCGGCCGAAATCGAGGGTTTCATCAACGGCTTGCCTGGCGTGGCCGAGAGCGCGGTGGTCGGCGTTCCACACCCGGACTTCGGTGAAGTCGGGGTGGCGGTGGTGATTGCTCGGCCCGGCAGTCGGGTGGATCCCGAGCAGCTCATCGCCAGCCTCAAGGCGCAACTGGCCAATTTCAAGATACCCAAGCGCTGCTTTGTGGTGGACGAACTGCCGCGCAACACCATGGGCAAAGTGCAGAAAAACCTGCTGCGCGAACGGTACAAGGCCCTGTTCATGGGCTGA
- a CDS encoding enoyl-CoA hydratase/isomerase family protein encodes MSPSGRVDSRIDGGLARVTLCHPGKFNAMSRPMWRELRRVFEELALSETVRCVLVQGHEGHFCAGGDISEYPDFRFDEAALRAFHEDDVWGGLSAMLDCDLPVVAQIAGNCMGAGLEIASCCDLRVASESARFGAPIAKLGFPMAPREAQLVAHAVGELTAREMLLAAAVLPATEMKARGFLNRVLPVDTLDTEIRTLIDGMIRLSPLAARLNKQTLRALGGRGQGVDSSAALLAGAYRYADSAEHIEGISAFLAKRPPQF; translated from the coding sequence GTGAGTCCCTCTGGCCGGGTCGATTCCCGGATCGACGGCGGGCTGGCCCGTGTCACGCTGTGCCACCCGGGCAAGTTCAACGCCATGTCGCGGCCCATGTGGCGCGAACTGCGCCGGGTCTTTGAAGAACTGGCGCTCAGTGAAACCGTGCGCTGCGTGCTGGTGCAAGGCCACGAGGGGCATTTCTGCGCGGGCGGAGATATTTCGGAGTACCCGGATTTCCGCTTTGACGAAGCGGCGCTCAGAGCGTTTCACGAGGACGACGTCTGGGGTGGGTTGAGCGCCATGCTGGATTGCGACCTGCCTGTCGTGGCGCAGATCGCTGGCAACTGCATGGGGGCGGGCCTGGAGATCGCCAGTTGTTGCGACCTGCGCGTGGCCAGCGAATCCGCGCGCTTTGGTGCGCCGATCGCGAAACTGGGCTTCCCCATGGCGCCGCGTGAAGCCCAGTTGGTGGCCCATGCGGTCGGGGAGCTGACCGCGCGCGAAATGCTGCTGGCCGCGGCCGTGTTGCCCGCAACCGAGATGAAGGCCCGTGGTTTTCTCAACCGGGTACTGCCCGTGGACACCTTGGACACGGAAATACGCACTTTGATCGACGGCATGATCCGGCTGAGTCCGCTGGCTGCGCGCCTGAACAAGCAGACACTGCGCGCGCTCGGTGGGCGAGGGCAGGGCGTTGACTCTTCTGCCGCGCTGCTGGCGGGTGCTTACCGGTATGCGGACAGCGCCGAACACATCGAAGGCATATCTGCCTTCCTGGCCAAACGGCCGCCCCAGTTCTGA
- the lgt gene encoding prolipoprotein diacylglyceryl transferase, whose product MLIHPQIDPVALQLGPLAIHWYGLTYLAAFGLFMLLANARLRHEPFASVRQPSPWTRRDTEDILFLGVMGVVLGGRIGYCLFYKPAYYLAHPLEVFAVWQGGMSFHGGLLGVMAAMVWYAHSRQRPFMQVMDFVAPCVPTGLAAGRLGNFINGELWGRVADPSLPWGMVFRGAGDLPRHPSQVYQFLLEGLLLFVLLWFYARRERARGQVSAVFLLGYGVFRFIAEFFREPDAHLGLLSLGMSMGQWLCVPMILAGAFMWWWFGRRGGAGAGASL is encoded by the coding sequence ATGTTGATCCATCCTCAAATCGATCCGGTCGCTCTGCAGCTGGGGCCGCTGGCCATCCACTGGTACGGACTGACCTACCTCGCGGCCTTCGGCCTGTTCATGCTCTTGGCCAATGCGCGGTTGCGCCACGAGCCCTTTGCCTCCGTGCGCCAGCCCTCGCCCTGGACCCGGCGCGACACCGAAGACATCCTGTTCCTGGGTGTGATGGGTGTGGTGCTCGGGGGGCGCATCGGGTATTGCCTGTTCTACAAACCCGCGTACTACCTGGCGCATCCGCTGGAGGTGTTCGCGGTCTGGCAGGGCGGCATGAGCTTTCATGGGGGTCTGCTGGGCGTGATGGCGGCCATGGTCTGGTACGCCCACAGCCGCCAGCGGCCGTTCATGCAGGTGATGGACTTCGTGGCGCCCTGCGTGCCCACGGGCCTGGCCGCCGGGCGGCTGGGCAACTTCATCAACGGTGAGCTCTGGGGTCGTGTGGCCGACCCGTCCCTGCCATGGGGCATGGTGTTCCGCGGCGCGGGCGATCTGCCGCGCCACCCCTCGCAGGTCTACCAGTTCCTGCTGGAAGGTTTGCTGCTGTTCGTGTTGCTTTGGTTCTATGCGCGCAGGGAGCGCGCGCGCGGGCAGGTGTCGGCGGTGTTCTTGCTCGGCTACGGGGTGTTCCGTTTTATCGCCGAGTTTTTCCGCGAGCCCGATGCCCACCTCGGCTTGCTGTCGCTGGGCATGAGCATGGGCCAATGGCTGTGCGTGCCCATGATTCTGGCAGGTGCGTTCATGTGGTGGTGGTTCGGTCGGCGTGGGGGTGCGGGCGCAGGAGCGTCCTTGTGA